From the genome of Alcanivorax sp.:
TGCAACTCATTGGCAGGCAGACTCGAGCAACCCGCCAGCACCAACAGCAACAACCCGCCACACCACTTTGTCACCACTGACATAGACGCGATTTCCACAACCGGTTTTGCCCATGGTGGACGCAATACCGAGCGCTGTCACGCAACCAGGAACGATCAGGATTGCAGCAAAGCCTCCACTGCACGGGCCGCACTCTGACAGGCCCCTTCCATGGTGGTGGTCCATTCGGTATCGGTCCAGTCACCGGCAATGGCCAGTCCCTTTACAGAGGTTTTCTGCTGCGGGCGCACTCCGGCCGTACCGGGACGCTGGGCGAAGGTGGAATTGGGCATCCGCACGATATGGCTGTGGATGACCTGCGCGTCTTTGGCCTTCGGGTAGTAGCGGCGCAGCATGTCCATCTGGATAGCGATAATCTCGTCATTGGACTTCTTGATCAGCTCATAGGACGCCGACACCGTGGTCGAGAAGAACCAGTTATCTTTCGGCTGTCGGCCATGCATGCGCTGGCGATCCCATACCTGTTCGAGAATCCCTTCCCCGTTGTAGAGAATCTCACCCCAGTCTTCCATACCGATATCGCGATCCAGATACAGGTTCACGCTGACGATGGGTACCGGCGTCAGGGCGTCTACCGCCTGTTCGATCTTGTGGTACTCCGGCATCTGTACCAGCAGGTCCTTCACCTGCCACACCGGAACCGCACAGATCACCGCATCGGCTTTCAACAGCTCCCCATCGCGAAGCGTAACCCCTGTTATTTTGCCGTTGTTGATGTCCACACTTTTCACCGGCGCACGGGTGCGAACCTTGACGCCATGTTCCCGGAAAAACCGCTCTGCGCTGTCCACGAACAGAGTGTCCAGATCGACGGTGGGATAACCGATGGAAACCGGGGTGCGCATCTTGATGCCTTTGCGAATGCCGGTGACTAACAGATCCGCCGGCACCTTGGCCGAGGAAATATCGGTCTTGTCTCCGGTAAGGCCAATCACGATGCCATCCCACATGGCGCGACGAGCAGACTGCGGAAGGCCACAGCGATCAAACCATTGCTCAGCGGTAATCTGATCCAGATCTGCCGGTTGTCTGAGTGCCTCACGGAACAAGCGGGCCTGAGCACGGGCTGTACGCAGTTTGTCCAGGCCACGAACCCCCGGCAGATCACCTACCATGGCGCGCAACCCTTCCACGCCCCAGAAGCCCGCCCGGCGCGTTTTACCACCGGGCATCCTGGCGGTCATGTGGCCGGGAAAGGCCACATGCTGCCGTGTCCCAACGCTGTCCAGATAGCGAAACAGATTTTCATAACCACTGGCGAAAACATGCTGGCCATTGTCAGGCACATCGTTGATTTCCTTCTGGGGAATGGCAATGGTACGCCCACCCAGAGCACCCCGACGCTCAAGCACCGTCACCTCATGCCCCGCTTCAGCCAACCACACGGCCGAGGCCAGACCCGATAATCCGCCACCCACCACAATGCATTTCATCTCGACACATCTCCGCCACTGTTGTTATCGAAAACAGGGAGGGTATCAGGGGGATATTCAGGCGGGGACACACAAAATTACGGTAGATGAACACCCTGACTGTAATGGCCCCACATGACTACGAGGCCGTTACGTTCTCAAGTGCGCATAGACGACCTGAGACATAAAAAAGGTTCATCGCGGATTAGCGGGAAAGCAGATTGGTCAGACGCCTGAAGTCGGACGTCTGACGCAAAAGACAGAAAACCGGCAGCCCCCAAGCTCTTGCGCAATGCACCTGCCACTACGCTCACAAGCACTGCAAACCCGCAATGCTGTTCACTTAAGCTCAAGGTCTCTGTGGGAGCGTGCTTGCACGCGAATGGCGCGCTCTGAAATAAAGGCTTCGCGTGCGAGCACGCTCCCACAAAAAACCAAAATCACGACCTAAATGAACAGCATGACAGCAAACCCGGGGTTTGATTTGGGCGTCAGACTTCTGACGTCCGACCTTCGACCAGGCCGCTTAACTTTCCCGCCATTCCGCGCTGAACGATAAAAAAAGCCAGGAAAATGCCCCCTGCTCGACTCAACTTCCCGTAGCTCGCAGACGCCACCAGGCCCAGATACCCAATATGGCCGCAATCGCTTCCATGACCAGATAGAGCAGCATGTAACCATTGGGATTGCCGTCTACGGCAATTCCGACACTCCGCCCCAATGCCATGGCCACCATCAACACCGACACGCCCAGGGCTCCGGTCCGCAGCGTGGCTGCACTGCCGGCCAATACCCACAGTATCACCCCCACCCCAACCGAAAGACCGCCATAAGTGGCGCGCAGGTCAATCCAGGCAGAAGATGCAACGGGCACCTCGCCCACAACCTGAGACATCAACACGCCGGGGGCAACGATAAACCCCAGACCATAAAGCAGAAAAACCGCTGCCACGAGACGAACCAGCAACATGGGCATAGATAACTCCAAACAGGATTGAGATGATGTCAATACAATGACTACGTCAAGGTTTCAGTCAACGTGGCAAAGTCACGCCGCGGAAGATTGGCTTGATCCCTGTCTCGCACCCGCCAGGCATCCACTTTCAACACAACCTCGCCCTCGTTATTTCGATGAAATGCCGCGGTCATGAAGTGCTCAGTGGTGCGGTCTCTCGGATAGGCAGACAGCCACCAGCCCTGACGCACACTCACCGCATCCGGGCAATCGACCGGATAGGATGACCAGCCTTGTGGGCGCACTGACGCATGGGGGAAAGGCTCGGGATTTCGCTCCGGGGTTGAGGTGGCAATACCGTCAAGGAATGTGAGGTTGGACAAGGGTGACGCGATCACTTCCACCAACTTGCCGCCGTTGGGCCCCAGCGTGGTGGTAGCAATACGGCCGAAATGCACATCACCACTCATCACCACAACATCGTGACCGGTTTCACCCAGAGCCTCCAGCAAACGGGCGTACTGGCCACGATAGCTCAACAGGTTTCGCTCCAGCGGATTGGGTGCCACGATCAATGGCTGGGGAATCACCAGCACCCCCGGGCCCGTCAAGCCCTTCGCCCAACGGATTAGCCTGTCGAAGTCCCGCTCCGGCAGAAAACGATCGTCACCCCTGTAGGATCGTAAATCCGCAAGACAGAACGACAACACATCAATATCGAACGTTTCCACCCGGGGGCTCTGCTGAATTCGCCGCACTCCATCTTCCGATGCCTTGGACCAGGTCTCACGGACATCATCGATCTTCAGTGCCAGCAAGGTCGGGATCAGCGAATCGTAGAAGGGATAATCGTTCCAGTATTCGTGATCGTCCGGCAGCATCCAGGTCGCCCCCCGATTGAGAATACTGCCCAGCAACTGCCAGTGATGCGCATAGTCATCCGCTACCCGCTCACGGATTTCACTTCGCACAAACGACAGGGAATCGAAACCGATATCCAAATAGACCTGATCCCCGGTGAGAAAGGTCACATGGGGGCGCACCGCTAGCGGACCGCGTTCGTACAGCGCCCGGTAGGAACCCGCCGCCTGGCCGCCATCGCGGTGGGCGTAGAAACAACTGCCCAGCGCCACCGTAAAGGGACGCTCCCCTTCATTGGGCAATCCCGCCGGCAAGGTATCGAACTGGCCATGACGCAACACCTGCCATTCTTCCACCTCCCGGTATATGGCATCGGTACGGCGAATGAACTCCACCTCATAGTGAGTATCTGGCTCCAGATTCTCAAACTCGACGGTGGTGTAGAAACGCTGATAGACATAACGGAAGGGCCGCTGCCAATCCTTCCTCACGATGTCCTTACGAATACGGGTACCGTCCGGGTGGATCAGTTCGACACAGGCCTGGTCTGGCTTTCTCAGCGTATGGAACAAGGTTCCGACCCATACCTTAGCCGTGGTTTGCGACACCCGCAGTACCGCCAGAGACCACTTTCCCTTGCTGGTATTCAACCCCTCAGTCATACCTCATCCTTCCTGGAACTTATTATGATTGTTGATTCCTGGAACAAGATTGCCCTGATCGGCAGAATGCTACAAGCGACCCGGTTGCAGGTTTTATGCTAGCGAATCTCACCACCCTGCCATGTAACCCAAACCATGGGTTTTGCAAACGTCCAAAAAGTCATCGTAGGAGCCTGCCTGCAGGCGATCTCTTTTTATTCAAAGCTGCATCGCCTGCAGGCAGGCTCATACGGCGAGGTGTCTCGTCCTCAGATCGAGAATAAGGGTTCATCACGTATTAGCGGTATAAAGATTGGCCGAAGGCGATTTCCGATCCTGATGCGGCAACGTAGCGGAGCGGAGTAACGCACGGAGTGCGGCCCGAAGGGTGAGCGAAGCGAATAATTTGCTGGCAAGCGAAGCCTTTCCCTGGCTCGACCAAAACCGCTTCGCGTGCAAGCACGCTCCCACAATGTTCCCCTTCCCCGCTTGCCTTTCGCATGTTGCGTGTTGCCTGATGCGTGAAGCAGCCGCAGAGCGGCAATAAAAAGGGGCCGAAGCCCCTCTGATAGTTACTGCTTGATGCCTCAAGCACACTCAGGCAGAAACCGCTTGTTTCTCGGTTTCCTCCACATGCACAAACTCGTAATCGGTACTGCGTACCTGTCGGGTGCGCAACCAGTAACGCCAGGTGGAACCGGGCCAGAGGGCAAAGTTCTTGCCGTCTTCCTGCTGGTACCAGCTGGTGCAGCCGGAAGTCCAGGTGGTGCCTTGCAGGCGGCGTTGTACATCATCATTGAAGGCTTGCTGGGCGGCAGGTTTCACATTCAGATAGTCTGCCCCTTCGGCTTTCAGCAGCTGCATACACTGCATGATGTAGTTCACCTGGCACTCGATCATGAACACAATGGAGTTATGACCCAGACCGGTATTGGGCCCCACCAGCATGTACAGATTTGGATAGCCGCTAACCGTCATACCGTAATAAGCCTCGGAAGACTCCGCCCAGTCCTTGTGCAGATCCCGACCCGGCAGGCCGGTCAACGGGAAGTCCTTCATGTAGATACGTGGGTCCACCACAAAGCCGGTGCCGAGAATGATGCAGTCCGCCTCGTGCTCCACACCATCATCGGTGACCACGCTGTTAGCTTTCACTTCCTTGATGCCGGCGGTCACCAGCTCCACGTTGTCGCGGTTGAACATGGGGTACCACTTGTTGGAAATCAGCACCCGCTTGCAGCCAAAGGCATAGTCCGGGGTCAGCTTTTCTACCAGATTCTTGTCTTTCACCTGGAAGCGGATGAACTGCTTGCACAGCGTGCCCAGCAGTTTTGCTGCACGAGTGCTGGAGGCTGGCGCGACACGGGACTCGTTACTCCAGTAGAGCCTTGTCCGATGCAGTTTGCGCAGGGCGGGAAAGCGCTTGAACAAACGCTGTTGCAACTTTGGGTAGCCACGCTCGTCCCGGGGAATCACCCAGGCCGCAGAACGCTGAAACACCGACAGCTTCTTCACCTTCGGCGCAATCTCCGGGCAATACTGAATGGCACTGCCACCGGTGCCGATGGACACCACCTTTTTGCCCACCAGGTCATAGCCGTGATCCCACTCGGCGGAATGCATCACCTTGCCCTTGAAGCGCGTCAGCCCTTTGATCTTCGGCTTGTTGGGCACGTGCAACGGACCCGAAGCCAGCACAAAATGACGACAGCGGATGGTGGAACCGGCTGCAGTTCGTACCGTCCACTGGCCACTGCCATCATTAAAGTGCGCTTCGTTCACTTCCTCCTGAAAACGGATAAAACGGCGCAGGTCATACTTCTCTACCGTATCGAGGATATAGTTCTCGATTTCGTCCCGGGGAGCATAACGCTTGCTCCAGTTCGCCTTGCCCGCAAAGGAGAAAGAATACAGGTGCGATTGCACATCACAGGCCGCCCCGGGATAACCATTGAAGTACCAGGCCCCGCCCACCTCGCTGGCCTTCTCCAGAATGACAAAATCCTCATTGCCGGCTTCCAGCAACTTGATGGCCATGCACAGGCCACCAAAACCGGCACCGACAATGGCCACTTCCTTGTTCAGGGTTTTCGCACTGATCTTGACTTTACTGTTCATGATTCGCTCCCTGCTCAGGCGGCTTTGGCCTGGTTCACGTCAAAGTTGGCAACTTCATCCATCAGGTCATCGGCCTGTGCAAGAAAATGACGGTTGTCATGCATCCAGGGGTGAAAGCCCGGGCGGAAGAAATCCAGCCAGTCCGGCAAGGCCCGACGCAGAACCCCGGGGCGCCCCAGAGTCAGGTTCAGCACCTTGCCCCAGCCTTTCAGCTTTAGCAGCCCCCCGCCCTTCGTCACCATCACCGTGTAGAACGGTACATACAGACTCCAGAACAGCAGGTTGGCAATCAGGAAGGCCGCCACGCGCAGCCCATAGGCCTGCACGCCTTTTCCCATCACCTGCTCGTAGGCATCGAAGCACACCGCCTTGTGCTCGGTTTCTTCGATGGCATGCCAGCGCCACACCGCGGAGTAATGCGGCTCCACCTGCTCCAGCAGGGTATCGTTACGCAGTAGCACATCCCCCAGTACTGCAGTGAGGTGCTCCAGCGCAACGGTAGCGGCCAGCTGAAAGGAACGTGGGGTTTTCTTGACCAGCTCCAGCAGCTTAACGACCAGCTTGTCCATGGCTTCCACCGGCATCCCTGCAGCCACCAGCGCCTCGTTGTACTCCTCGTGCTCGCGGGTATGAAAGCCTTCCTGGCCGATGAACGCAGAGATCTGTTCCTTCAGTTCGTCCCCCACGATCTCCTTGCGGTAATGACGCACACTCTGGATAAAAAACCGCTCCCCCGCCGGGAAGAAGATGGACAGGGTGTTGAAGAACTGGGTGACATGCAGTCCAGCCGGATTCCAGCTGAGCGCCTGGTCTTTGGGTAAGCCGAATTTGAGGTTTCGGCGGACGGGATCTACCTGAATTGTCATTATCATGCCCCTTCAAAGAATCGGAATGCCCCGATCCTAGAGCGGCAACAATGACACCATCAACAGTTACACTGGTCGATGTCATCTTTTATTGATTCAGGTCAAATTGCGGTCCCCTGAGCCCCGGTTTCCAGGGCGCAGCGTGCACAGATCACTTACCGTAGACCGCACCACCGGCGGTCATTGACCAGAATTCGTCTTGCTGACATCGTGTCCGCATCGCTTAACCCAGAGGAAAACAACAAGATGCGATATATCGGCATACTGATCGCCCTGCTGGCCGTGGGCTGGCTGGTGATGACCCAATTGCAAAGCTCACCAACCGGCCTGAGCACCGACACCACCGAAGCGGTAGAAAGCGTGGATGCCCCGGCCAATGTGCCTGACCAGGTACCGCGTAACACTGAAGAAATGAATGAGTTCGAGGCCAAGATCAACAGCCTGAACCAGGGCCAGAATGCCCGTAATCAGGACGCCTATCAGCAGACCCAGTAACAGACTAGCGGCTCTCGCAACCCGGGAGCCCCTCGCCCGCTCTACTGACTGGCTGCCAGATAGACGATGTACAGGCAACACCCCATCCCCACCACAAAGACCCCAGAGCGAAGCCAGGCCAGATTGGCAATATACAAAACAGGATGCAGCACCCGGGTCGCCAGATACAGCAACGCCACCCCATCCAGCCGGTTCAGATCCAGCCCTGAGGCGTAAGCGATAAAGCACACCATGGTAAAAAGCAGCAATGCCTCCCAGGCATTGGCCTGGGCCGCCTGCACCCGCCCCCCCGTGCCGGTCAACGCCGCCTGTTGCTGACGGGGATGGTGATTATCGAACGTACCAAACTGATTGATGCGGAAGTAAATCGCTGTCCAGGCCATGACAAACGGCAGGAAGGAAATGGCGAAAAGAACGTAGAGAATGATTGGCATGGTGAAGCCCTCGCGTCACATACGGCAAGCTCACAGTTTGAGCGGCCTGTGATAATGAATGCTACAACTTCTGGACAATCATATAGGCATGCAGCTCGGGATACTGATCAAATTCCAGGTGTCTGAGCTCACATCCCAATTCTCCTGTCAGCCGCACGAACCCTTGGGTACCCAATGACGAGTAATACATCTCAGGGCTCATGAAATCATCGTGATGCTCCCCTGGCCCCTCGGTACCGCCGAAGGAGAATATCAGCACACCGCCGCCAACAAGACTTTCAACCAGCCGTGTAATCACGCTTCTCTGCTCGGAAAGAGGAACATGCCAGATGCTGTCCCAGGCTGAAATCAGTGAAAATTCACAAGGCTGCACCCATTGGCAAATGTCTGCATGGTGAAAGGTCACATGTGGATGTTTTTTCCTGGCCAGGAGCAACATCTTTTCAGAAATATCCAGGCCTTCCGGGAGGAAGCCCTCTTCACTGAACAGATCAATGAGGCGCCCGGTACACCCACACCCTACATCCAGAGCCTTGCCCTTTTGGCCGACAAACTGAATCGCCCGGCGGTGCTGCTCGATGCCGTTCTGCCGATTGAATTTAGCGTTATCCCAGAGATGGGTAAGGGTGTCGTAATGTTTGCCTGTATCAACCGGATTCATGCTTTGCCGCGTGGCTAGCTGTCATGAAAGCCCAGGCGAAGAACAGCATGAAGGCCAGGTCGTTCAAACCGTAGATACTGTAGAAAATACCGGCAAACAGATCCATCTCGTACACGGACGCCAGGTCATGGCGTGACAACCACAGCAGCCAAACCACCACATAAATCAGTTTCTCAATCGCAAATACCGCTGCCAGCCAGCGAACGTTGCCGTTGACAAAAGCCGCTCCCAGATAAGCCAATCCCCACACCATGATCATCAGCAGACCAAAATTGGACATCACCACAGGGTCAGCCTGATTGATAGCCTCATTGGTAAAGGCCCGTGAGAACAACAACACACCACTGATATTCATTAGCGCGGCGGCAATAAAACCATTGCGGATAAGATTCGATTTCATGCTTTCTCCCTGTTGCTTACACAAGCACCGCTAGTTTTTCTTCCAGTCCAGGCGGTATAGATCTTCTCTGCGATCACGCAGATTGGTGACCGAGCCTTCCCGATGCAACAGTTTCAATTTCTCAAGATCCACATCCGCAAACATCAGCATCTCGGTATTGGGCACCGATTCGCTGATGATGGCGTCGTGGGGGAAATAGAAATCACTGGGGGAAAACACGGAGGATTGGGCGTACTGGATGTCCACTGCATCCACCCGCGGCAGGTTACCCACCGAACCAGAGATTGCCACGTAGCATTCGTTTTCGATGGCGCGCGCCTGGGCACAATGTCGCACTCGCAGGTAACCATTCTTGGTATCGGTCCAGAAAGGGACGAAGAGAATGTCCATCTTCTCCTCTGCAAGAAGACGGCCCAGTTCCGGGAATTCCACGTCGTAGCAGATCAGGATACCGACACGGCCGGCATCGGTTTCGAATACCTGCACCTTGTTGCCGCCCTGAATCACCCAGTCCCGGCGTTCATGGGGGGTAATGTGAATCTTGTATTGGGACTCCACGGAACCATCGCGACGCATCAGGTAGGCCACGTTATAGACTTTGTCGTCTTCAATCACCGGCATGGAGCCTCCGACGATATTGATGTTGTAGCTCACCGCCATGTCGGCCAGGGCATCACGGACCTGCTCGGTAAAGCTGGCCAGGAAACGCACCGCTTCCACGGAATTGAGTTCCGGACGCAGCCCCATGAGTGGTGCGCTGAAGAATTCTGGCAG
Proteins encoded in this window:
- a CDS encoding FAD-dependent oxidoreductase; translation: MKCIVVGGGLSGLASAVWLAEAGHEVTVLERRGALGGRTIAIPQKEINDVPDNGQHVFASGYENLFRYLDSVGTRQHVAFPGHMTARMPGGKTRRAGFWGVEGLRAMVGDLPGVRGLDKLRTARAQARLFREALRQPADLDQITAEQWFDRCGLPQSARRAMWDGIVIGLTGDKTDISSAKVPADLLVTGIRKGIKMRTPVSIGYPTVDLDTLFVDSAERFFREHGVKVRTRAPVKSVDINNGKITGVTLRDGELLKADAVICAVPVWQVKDLLVQMPEYHKIEQAVDALTPVPIVSVNLYLDRDIGMEDWGEILYNGEGILEQVWDRQRMHGRQPKDNWFFSTTVSASYELIKKSNDEIIAIQMDMLRRYYPKAKDAQVIHSHIVRMPNSTFAQRPGTAGVRPQQKTSVKGLAIAGDWTDTEWTTTMEGACQSAARAVEALLQS
- a CDS encoding MAPEG family protein, yielding MPIILYVLFAISFLPFVMAWTAIYFRINQFGTFDNHHPRQQQAALTGTGGRVQAAQANAWEALLLFTMVCFIAYASGLDLNRLDGVALLYLATRVLHPVLYIANLAWLRSGVFVVGMGCCLYIVYLAASQ
- a CDS encoding DUF4345 family protein; this translates as MPMLLVRLVAAVFLLYGLGFIVAPGVLMSQVVGEVPVASSAWIDLRATYGGLSVGVGVILWVLAGSAATLRTGALGVSVLMVAMALGRSVGIAVDGNPNGYMLLYLVMEAIAAILGIWAWWRLRATGS
- a CDS encoding NAD(P)/FAD-dependent oxidoreductase — translated: MNSKVKISAKTLNKEVAIVGAGFGGLCMAIKLLEAGNEDFVILEKASEVGGAWYFNGYPGAACDVQSHLYSFSFAGKANWSKRYAPRDEIENYILDTVEKYDLRRFIRFQEEVNEAHFNDGSGQWTVRTAAGSTIRCRHFVLASGPLHVPNKPKIKGLTRFKGKVMHSAEWDHGYDLVGKKVVSIGTGGSAIQYCPEIAPKVKKLSVFQRSAAWVIPRDERGYPKLQQRLFKRFPALRKLHRTRLYWSNESRVAPASSTRAAKLLGTLCKQFIRFQVKDKNLVEKLTPDYAFGCKRVLISNKWYPMFNRDNVELVTAGIKEVKANSVVTDDGVEHEADCIILGTGFVVDPRIYMKDFPLTGLPGRDLHKDWAESSEAYYGMTVSGYPNLYMLVGPNTGLGHNSIVFMIECQVNYIMQCMQLLKAEGADYLNVKPAAQQAFNDDVQRRLQGTTWTSGCTSWYQQEDGKNFALWPGSTWRYWLRTRQVRSTDYEFVHVEETEKQAVSA
- a CDS encoding class I SAM-dependent methyltransferase, translating into MNPVDTGKHYDTLTHLWDNAKFNRQNGIEQHRRAIQFVGQKGKALDVGCGCTGRLIDLFSEEGFLPEGLDISEKMLLLARKKHPHVTFHHADICQWVQPCEFSLISAWDSIWHVPLSEQRSVITRLVESLVGGGVLIFSFGGTEGPGEHHDDFMSPEMYYSSLGTQGFVRLTGELGCELRHLEFDQYPELHAYMIVQKL
- a CDS encoding metal-dependent hydrolase → MTIQVDPVRRNLKFGLPKDQALSWNPAGLHVTQFFNTLSIFFPAGERFFIQSVRHYRKEIVGDELKEQISAFIGQEGFHTREHEEYNEALVAAGMPVEAMDKLVVKLLELVKKTPRSFQLAATVALEHLTAVLGDVLLRNDTLLEQVEPHYSAVWRWHAIEETEHKAVCFDAYEQVMGKGVQAYGLRVAAFLIANLLFWSLYVPFYTVMVTKGGGLLKLKGWGKVLNLTLGRPGVLRRALPDWLDFFRPGFHPWMHDNRHFLAQADDLMDEVANFDVNQAKAA